The genomic window GGGAGCGCTGGTCCGGAGGCGGACATTCCATGGCGGTAAAGATAGCGGTTATCGGCGCGGGAGCCGTGGGAGCGACAGTGGCCTACACTTTGCTGACCGCGGACCTGGCCAATGAACTGGTCCTGATCGACATCAACCGGGAGCGGGCCGCAGGAGAGGCGATGGACATCGCCGACGGCACCCCTTTCACCGGTCCGGTCCGAATTTACGCCGGCGATTACGAAGACTGCCGGGAAGCCTTGATCATCGTGTTCACCGCCGGCGCGAACCAGCACCCCGGGGAGACCCGCTTGGAACTCGCCGCCCGGAACACCAAGGTGGTACGGGAGGTCATCGACCGGCTGCTCCGGCACTGGAGCGGCGGAGTGCTGCTGATGGTCACCAACCCGGTGGACGTGCTCACTTACGCCGCTCTGCGCTTTTCGGGACTCCCCCAAAACGCCGTCATCGGTTCCGGCACCGTCCTGGACAGCGCCCGCTTCCGGCACCTGCTGAGCCGCCATTGCCGGGTGGACGGCCGGAACGTGCACGCCTACGTGCTGGGAGAACACGGTGATTCGGAAGTGTTTGTCTGGAGCCGGGCGGCCATCGCCGGCATCCATGTGGACGAATTCTGCGACCGGCGCGGGGTGCCGCGGCCCGACCGGCGGGAGCTGTCAGAGCGGGTGCGCCGGGCGGCCGCCGAGATCATCGCCCGCAAAGGAGCCACCTATTACGGGGTGAGCTTAAGCGTGCGGCGGATTTGCGAGGCGGTGGTCCGGGACCAGGAAAGCGTGCTGACCGTCTCCGGATTGGTGGAAGGGTACTGCGGGGTAACGGAAACGGCCTTCAGCCTGCCTACCGTCGTGGGCCGCCGGGGGCGGCTGAAGGTGCTGGACATACCTCTTGCGCCGGAAGAGCAACAAGCGCTTTGCCGCTCGGCCGGCATCCTGAAGCAGGCGCAGCGCGACAACGGGCTGTGAAAGTGAAAAGCCATTTGCGTGGGCCCGCGAGGCTCTAGCCCACAGTCGCAAGCTGGCCGGGCGGTTATGCCCTTTTTAAAGGGTTGCGTTCGGGTTGGATTTGCGGTAT from Bacillota bacterium includes these protein-coding regions:
- a CDS encoding L-lactate dehydrogenase, with product MAVKIAVIGAGAVGATVAYTLLTADLANELVLIDINRERAAGEAMDIADGTPFTGPVRIYAGDYEDCREALIIVFTAGANQHPGETRLELAARNTKVVREVIDRLLRHWSGGVLLMVTNPVDVLTYAALRFSGLPQNAVIGSGTVLDSARFRHLLSRHCRVDGRNVHAYVLGEHGDSEVFVWSRAAIAGIHVDEFCDRRGVPRPDRRELSERVRRAAAEIIARKGATYYGVSLSVRRICEAVVRDQESVLTVSGLVEGYCGVTETAFSLPTVVGRRGRLKVLDIPLAPEEQQALCRSAGILKQAQRDNGL